TGTACATAGTAACAGCAACGTGAATAAATATCTGTGCTCAGTTAtgtaatagataaaaaaaaacaagatatctgtgagccaatgctcactagtgatacccctgctctgatgtgaatatgcaaaataagcaaagtcgacatttaacagaaagctggcatccgattggtacagaaatatatcccacaatatggcatgcctaaacaaatagtgtgttaagatttcaagcatctgcgataaatagctgctgagaaatctttgacgaaaatttgtttgaaaattttggccaaaaataaacaaagtactcaataaacaggaagttgacgtctgattggtacaaaattacatcccacgatatagcatgcctatacaaatactgtgtaaaaaatttcaagcatctgcgataaacagttgctgagaattctttgacaaatatttgtttgaaaatttttgctaaaaataaacaaagtcgtcatttaactggaacttgacgtctgattggtacaaaaatatatcccacgatatggcatgcctatacaaatatattataaaaatttaaagcatctgcgataaatagttgctgagaaatctttgacgaaaatttgtttgaaaattttggttaaaaaataagcaaagtcgtcatttaacagcaagttgacgtccgattggtacaaaaatatatcccacgatatggcatgccttcacaaacactgtgtaaaaatttcaagcatctgcgaaaaatagttgctgagataaatgcgacagaaatttttgttacggacagatagacagacatacagacagacggacagacagacagacacacaagggtaaaacagtataccccctcttcttcggagcgggggtataaaaatagaGTTTATCTTTGAATTAGATATAGGTGCAAATCTTCAAAATACAGTTTTTCGCAAAACTTGGAAGTACTAAAAGGGGGCTGGTCCCTTTTTTTTTAGCGGCCAAGAAACTAGAAAAGTCTATAACAAGtgacttaaaaacgatcaattttttgtaatgcattatacacccctgcgaatgtgttcggaatgttttctttattgttgctaagtatgtaataaatccagaggtgctcgaatgaaagttcacgagacttcactgagatttgttcagttcctgtgaaattttgaccggaagtataagtgttcggataatattctcaaaatacataAGTACTGatcgattttcatatcatattctactttgatttatgttaaaacatcaacatcttttaagatgtatgtcttatttcaccatctagcggttttttttaaatcaaacgaTGATaatcagaacagagttatcgttcgtgttcaaccacgtgtagagtggttaatgatataaacattaggttgcttaataaaatcatagccatgtttgatgcttgtggtgtgcaataccaatttttaaaaaaaattaatgggtgaatgttttgcataaaaacttagtgtatcgagccattttcaaggaacattctgcataaaatagtacagtctgtttcactaatattattttattactaggtcaggcgcggatcgaaaattaattcttagaggggatctctactacgcatgtttattgtcgcaacagcagagaaaaaaaaactattttttgtattgttgtgtttatttctagaacacattttatccaccaattaatgaagataaagtttaaaaacaataaacctctagaatttatatttgactacaagtacctagattctctaaaatagactataaacacgaggcacgatttttactgcgaaacagaaagggtcaaataaaaccacgtggtctaaaatttaaatgacaataacactCGCAGGGGTGTTATAGAAACAAAGGTATTCTTAACAATGcctgtttgaaaaaaattattgccacacccatttatgaaatacttatggaatttttttttattatctgaaaagaggggggggggggcaattctgatttgtatatttatttcaacgtgttatttaaagggacttggacacgatttgagctcaaaatttttaattttattttcccgtttttaatgtttagaatggatgatatgggtatttttaatgctttgtcaaaatttgaaagtcagatattgagttataagcaagatgcagagtttggaattctttgtttctaaacaaagctcgagccttgttattgtctaaatatgtgtttaattggtataagtttcaatcaaatgttgcttcttctattgataatatattttataaacacattgaatAGGTTTGCCTTGTTTTCCACGAGTTATTATGTCAAAAAGatggtaattccatactttacattatttgtaaacaaatatataggACTcgggctttgtttacataacaatgcgttcttacctctgtatctcccTTATACCTTTgattctaacattcaaattttggtcaatcattcaaaatgttcaagtaaaccattttatatataaaaaataaaaataaaaattttgttctaaaatcgtgtcaaagtccctttaaaaaaatcggacggaagacctactcgttattcgtaacgagatcgtattaTTATCTAGTTATTTTTATGTTCGTTTGAGTGCAAAGAGCATACTAGTACTTACAACGCCATTAAAATTATTGCGCCTGACGAGTTTAAATTGCGCATATCTTCTTCACTAcgtctaatattttatttttcagtaagcTGAATAGGCTTGTGTCATTTTATAGGCGTCAACTCACTGGAATAAACAATCTTTGTGATGCACATGGTTTAAATAATAGTTTCCACTCTTGGGATGGTTCTGGGTACTTTGTTCTATACAAATGATATTCAAAGTTCTTTGTGATATGGTGTGGCCATGAACTGAGctgaaaataataaacattgaaTATACAGGTAACACGATATCACACTCTTAAATAACGGTCTGAAATCTATGTTGTTCCGATGGGACCACTTCGAGcatcgcactttcgcctttagggcgaagatgcgagagtgcgaagttgcgatggcgaaagtgcgaaggtgcaacggcgaagcgcgaagatgcgaaggcaaagaagcgatactactatcgctcctccgtcttcgcaacttcgcactctcgccttcgcatcttcgcactcaCCGAtgtggccctatcggaacaccatagaaaTCTGCATTTATCTCTCAAATGAATTAGGATCGTTAACATTTTGCAGAGGTTTGCAACATTGAAGTTGAACAAGACATACTGTAGAATTTAAGCAGAAATATTCGCTGAGGATTTGATTCTTTATTTTCGTTGAATTATAAATTAAGGAAATTAAACCCTAgacgtaatttttttaattcatgacgTATTTTCACCCaaagtatcaataaatataGACACCCATGCGAATGTGTtcgaaatgttttctttatcgttgctaagtatgtaataaattcagAGGTgttcgaatgaaagttcacgatacttcaccgagatttgttcagtttcGAGTGGAAATAtgagtgttcggataatattctcaaaatacgcaagtactggtcgtttttcatttcatatcctactttgatttatgttaaaacatgaaaatcttttaagatgtatgtcttatttcatcgtctagcggttatttatattaaacgatgatattcagaacaaagttatcgttcgtgttcaaccacgtgtagagtggttgaaaatataaacattgggttgcttaataaaatcatagccatgtttgatgcttgtggtgtgcaataccatgtttttagaaaaaattaatgggtgactgttttgcataaaaacctagtatatcgagccattttcaaggaacattctgcataaaatagtatagtctgtttcacttttgatgctattactaggttcGGCGCggatcaaaaattaatcctatgggggatctctactaaagcatgttaattgttgcaacagcagacaaaaactattttttgtattgtcacatttatttctagaacacattttatccaccaattaatgaagataaagtttaaaatcaatacacctctacattttatatttgattacaaatacCCAGATTCTATatatgaaatagactataaacacgaggcatgatttttactgcgaaactgaaaggttCAAacaaaaccacgtggtctaaaatttaaatgacaataacattcgcagggatGACAGAGTTGATAAGCGATACATTTTAGGGATTacgatatgacgaaattaaatgccaaggtaattgtatttggtttaaaaacaacgaaattttaacccaaaggaaatatgtgcttctacaatAGTCttaaatgaatatacatgtacaaccacTTAGTAGTTTTTGCTatacttgtaataaaaaaaacacgcTGTTAGGGATTGAATATTAGAAAGACTGAAAGTCCACggtcttgttaaaatttaacattggactttcagtagggtaTAGCTATCCAaatcttgcgtcaaaacaagttaaaatgacgcggtttcacgCCAAATTTGGactgattgcgtagtcttagctcaaaagccagacaaatcttgttgatttcaaagagccatggctgagtgacTAGCAACGAAATAGACAGGCCttcgtcacattgctgtttgacacttCTACCCAAAGTACACATGTAGTAATGTAAGcgatttttcttcaaatttcttgacattcagtatgagtgtaatacatgtaactatggaATAAATACACCTCTAAACATCAGTGATTTATATTAACACTCACCTGGTTCTGTAATGAAGAATGTAACTCTCTCTCTGCAAAGATGTGGATGACGATGTAAGATTTGGTAAGGAGGACAGCAGACTTGATGAGGGTAATGGACTCGTTGCCACGGTCACCGCAAACAACGATGGAAAGATGGATACTGGTTTTGCTCCactattcaattttatttaatattcgtGATTTAGTCATGCTTGCGTGCGATGTGGCTACTGACTTTAATTAGcactttgaaaaacaatttcaaagtgtgttaaatGGGGCAAAATCAACCCAATTTTACTCTTATCAaattcaaaccaaaaaaaaccccaacatttcattattaaaaaaagatagttacacgtgaaaacattaaaatagtaTCAACTGAAAATAAGCATTAGAAAATCCATTGGGTTCTCATTTGAATATATCCCAGTTAGCTTAAAGTATCAAGTATTTTGACCctgcacattttttttcaaagtgtgttaaaatgattttttaagtatgttgacttggtcccattttaatgcacttttaaaaaatcttcaatgCACGTAATTTTTCAACAGTGCGTGCATAACGTTaatgtgaccaaccaagttcatatcccggtgaattttttaattagctgtttattttttaattatgctatgttaaaatttgagatTTATTTTTCTCACATAGTTGCAAAGTTTAGATTAAGTTctgattaattaaaaattgattatcATAACAATATTGTTAAGGATGTCAATACGTCTTACTTGTCCAGTTCAGTCGGTCCTAACCTCTCGTCCTCGGTCCGTTCTCTGGGTTTCTCTGTAAGAGTAACCCTCTGTACATTTTGGTCGGTTCGCTGTCGGACAACATATAACAGATACAGGACTACCAGGGAGATGGCGGGCAGCCAAAACTTATAAATCACTCGTCGACGCATCCAGCATCCCTTGTTTAAACCAAATCAAGTAGCTTTTAATATTGGTGTCACAGTATAAAGATCTCTGATGTATTTTATCTCACGTTCTTACTTTTTGCTTGTTGTAATGTGTTTgttaacaaatatgtttatgaatTCCAAAACTCGTCCACGGGTAAATGCGCATCTGCAATTTTAATCATTCTAAAAAAGATATATGCCACACACTTCGCTGAATAAGGACCAGGATAGACGATGTaggtatgaaaaaaataaaacgtatCAAATGGTTTCAACGCAGCTAAGAACATAAATTGTTCATAAATAATCCTATAACATTAAAATGCATGAAATAAATTAACTCTCAATAACTCAAGACATTTAAGAAAGTCCATTTAAAAATAGTTATGGATTTATGGTACGCCCGTCGATATTAATATGGATAAAAAAAGATTggataatgaataaaatattttcgcccgtgtaacattttaaaatgttacaatattttACTCATATATATGTTAATAATTTGTTGAAAAGGTAAAAACTATGAAATTCCCAGCGGTATCCGATTTCCAGGTTTCCAGATTCGTTGTAAACACCTAAACCGTTGCGTCATGTTGTTAGGTAACAATTTAGGGAAAGAAACAATTTATTCAggttatttttttgttacattttggTTGTTGAATGtgtagacctaaaatgaatggaCAAACGCCAATAACTGTTTAtcatgttcaaaacaaattagcagatagaaaaatcagcttaaaaTGGAACTTTTACCGATATATTTAGCCAATGTAAACGGTTTAGCcaataacaaagaattgtgagttctgtatcCTGCGTATACCTCTACaactgacattcaaattttggttgatcataaGATACTAGAGCTTTGTAAACTATAAAAATAGGAAATTAAAATCTGACCAAAATCAcgaaaaagtgaaatttttgaaaaaattacgcaatttgaaaaaaaattttaaagtgcgttaaattttggaccaagttaacccactttgaaaaaaacTTTCAAAGTGTGTTATGAAGgttgtggcaacgcactttgaattttttttcaaagtgcgttaaattttggtccaaatcaacgcactttgaaatattttttcacagtGTGTTATTGGtgttgaacaacatttttttttacatcatgaCTCTTAACGCACttcgaaaaaataaatcctTTTCTTTACATTTAGATGTATAGTTgtgtttataaatgaaatattaattgatatttcgATGAACAGATACGGCGATCCATTCTTTCAGCAAGGGAGATAATAGCGTCAGACGTTATTTAGAAGGACATTTCTCATGCGCTGATCCATACTGGGTGAGCTTCCTACATAGAACAATAATTCTACCACTGGATTAAGTTTCTTCCAGAGGCCTGATGAATTATGTTAGAGATCCacacaaatgtaaagatttataGAACAATTCTTCGAAGGGTATTATTGCACCTGCCGCGGCCATTGAAGAAAACCAGAAAGATTCAATAGGGCATATGTACATTTCATATTTCTTCCCCTTCCCAACTTCACGGGTTATAAAGCGATGATTGATCAAATCAATTTAACACCacataaaagtattaaaaaaattcaaattcattttttttcttaaacgaactcaaaatatattaataaacgTTAAAAACGTTGTTAGAGCTAACCCAGTTTATGATGTCTAAGTATAAGGTCGCTagcttttgaatttaattcagtCGTTGTTTTAATGTCAGTTCTTATGtggagtaaagaagattttttaaaacaaaattttaaaatggatAATTTAAAGAATCTATACATTTTAGAAATCCTATTTTAACATTCTTTATACTGAATGTACATTTCAGCAGGTTATAAACATATAATTTAAGTAATTTGACGTCTACTTCTGTTGAAATAGCCGTTCAATtcgaaaagaaaaatatgaactcGTCCAAAGAATCGCGTGGACAGGGATTTTGAAATATGGATcactgctttaaaaaaatcgcATGtctattgtcatgttgtaaattttgaacttatccggtggcagtaaatacaaaatttacaacatgacaacttcaAATCAGTTTAAGATACGAAAAGACTGTGATACTCTTCAAAAACAAACTCATATGAACctgttttatttcaactttCTGCGATTGCGATGACAACTGATAAAGAAGCAACACATGTAGTGGGTAATTATAGTATGTCTTTATTCATCAGAAAACAGCATCTGAACAAGATCGTCGTTGGCGCATTGTCCTTCTTCCAGTCTTTGTTtctaccaaaaaaataaaaataaaatagaatttgttaagaataatctttatttcatttgatgatTTCAGGTGAGTGAAAAGGTAAGTGTGTCAAAGTGTTAATTACCTGGCCAACCTTCAGTAATGTAGGGACAGATTTTAATTCTAATCCGGGTTCTTTCCTAAAAGCGTTTGATTGGTCTTTccagctttaaaaaaatatgtatgaagTTTATGTTAGATATTCATGTTATATTCTCAAAGAATTGATATATAACTTTTTTCCTAAAGATTAACTAATCGTAAGTGTTAATTGAATTGTGCCCCTTTATCGTGTTTCTTGGCAGAAGcctaaagaaaaaatgaagcgTGTTACTATCAAGGAAAGTACTTACAAAGCTCTATCTCCCACTCCGCAATGGATAAACACCGCGTCCTCCTCAGCGTGCTTTAAATTTCTCATTACAACTGGGTCAGCTGAAACAGAAGTCGATATTTCGGAACCAGGCAGTCAACTCATACGATGTCAAATATTAGTTTCCGTGTATTATTTCCTgcttttattatgataaaaaaaaccaccgATGTCGTGACATTCTTATACTTAGTTCTCTCTAAAAATTGATGTGATCAATTGTTATTTGTCAACAAGGAGAGTGCACAATTATATAGCCTTCTTCAAGTCGGACTTACCTGTAACACAATCGGGACACCAGCTTTTCCCATCAGCGTCGGTGGAACCAGAAAACAAGGCAAATATAGTTTTACCTTTATTTTCATCCACAGCTTTTTTGTAAGCTTCCAATCCCTGTACGTGAATTTCTTTTACCATAATGCGTAATCTAATAAAAGCACAAGAACCCGGGAAAGAGAAAGTAGGCGTGTGCTGCTCTAAAACATGAAGTCGACACAGTGGAAGTTATTTCCCCGGAAAGATAACATGCCCGagaagttaaattttttttagaccgCTATGAGAAATAAAAGTTGTACCAGTTTCTAAGTTGAAAAGTTTaatgggatatgaacttggttggtcataTGATCAAATCCCATGTAGCCCGAAGGGCTTTCATGCAGATTTGGGTTGCGTTTAGGGTCGTAGCAACAAGCCTAGCCGGTagattgtaaatatttgttttgaagttggaaatatttaattaaagacTAGATACATCGACATAATGTGCGAGTTTCAAGCGGAAATgttcatgtttaaaattcattataactaATAGGATGAACAAAagttatatatttgaataagtATAGAGTTTATGTTTGTTACATAGTGGTAACCAAGATATTTAaccattttgaatttgtatcTTAGCATAAATAAATTAGCTACGAATATCTACGCAAGCCAAACTAGAAAAACATCTTTGTcaacaattaaaaaagtaataatATGTTACAAGATTTCTTTTGTTACCATAAACTTGAAAAGGACGGGTTCATCGtgaattgcttgtttctgtagGTGCTTGCTTTCCCGCCATGGCAGAGTCAGTGACGGAGGAGGCCAGTAAGCCCGGGTTCGGGATGCGGCTGGCAATCTCATCCATCGCTCGGCGCTTCCCATCGGCCCGCAATGTCAGCACGCACTGGCTGGACCAGCGACTTCACGGGGGACAGGGGCCACAAGGTCCCTCCTCATCCGTCAAAATCTTGGTCaggaatttatgaaaacttAACGATTTAAAGTAGTGAAAAACTCTGTCAAaacagcattttttttattttttatagtaaCACACTGTTACAGTAAACTTACTTATAACGACTTCacacttaaaacaaaaataagtttattcTATGGCCAAAACTTATTGCCCATGACGCCTTGCTAAAACTCTGCTTTGATGTACAAACTAAACGGTGTActacttttaaattttcagttcGATTAGAGGTGCTTTAGATATATCATATTAGCTGGTTTTGATTGATTTTACCAACCgtttcaaaaaagaaagaaaaagcattaatttaaatcaatgtgAAAGAGATGAAGGAAATAATTACTGacatatatatgatatttcTACTTTATactgtaaaaaaacaaaaatctgtatttttcaatgaaatcgaCAATGAAGGTCGATGCTTGACGCAACTGCACAGCCAGACAAGAAGCATCTTTTTGAAAGGGGAGGGgtgggggcagactcatccaaaatttcttgacaagcaaaaaaaaaaaaaaaaataacggcCAAATTCGTGAAAATCCTTATCCCGGGGTAGGGGAGGGGGTGTTGAGTTTGTGATAGAGAGTGAGTGCGAATATCTGCTATGCGATTTCACTGTATCTTTCCTGATTTTcacttcaatttttaatttttttaaatgatccCCAAAAAGTAGAGGAAGGGGGCAAGTCCATGATAGTTCAATTTcctatatgtaaatttaaaaaaatatttgttgcaAGAAAAAAGAGGCGACCCCCTTCCCATCGCTACCTGATGATGCGTGTCTGATAGCGAGTCGttgagtacatgtaacaaatatttgcatttcgGATACCCCAAACCAAATATACCCAAAACTCTTGTGTTATCatcaatagaaaatatattgattaaacACAGGACTGCCGGGCAGAAGATGAGTATAACATCAGCCACATAGAGGGCGCTGTACGGATCAACTATGAATCCTCTCCGGAGGAACTACTTAAACTAGCTGAAATTGACCTATCCAGGAAAGGTACTTCCTGTTTAATAGATATTGTCCAGTGTGCTATCAGCTGTCATATACTTTAGATCCATTTTTTATCTCTTAGTGCGAGACTTCTTATTTTTTCGTTTTTTAGTTGtactaaattacatgtatattgctgttaatgataatatatttgatgatgatgatgatgatgatgatgatgatgatgatgatgatgatgatgatgatgatgatgatgatgatgatgatgatgatttttaaacagaACCCATGGATGTCGTTTGTTACTGTTCAGTTGGGTATCGGTCATCTTTAGTCGCTGAGAAACTACACGACTACGTCAAAAAGTCAAAAGGTAATGGAACCATAAACAGCGATATCTCGGAGACACCCAGGTTATTTATCTATAGGAAAATTAggaataagtagtattcattgttTGGTCTTCATTTTTCAGATGCAGCAAGTACCAACTTATCTGTATATAACCTGGAGGGAAGCTTGTTTAAATGGGCTAATGAGAACAGACATATGGTCAACATTCGGGGAGAAACAACCAAGTTCGCTCACCCTTACAACGCTGTGTTTGGAAAGCTACTGAATTCTGAATTACGAAAAtcttaagagagagagagagagagagagagagagagagagagagagagagagacagagagagagagagacagagagagagagagacagagagagagagagagttagttACAAGCCACGTCATAGAACAGAGATCTTCTTGTAACTAAAGCCACGTCCAAAACTGAATCAGTGCGTCCTATATTTTGAATGAAACTGTCATTTATCATACTgcatgcaggcacgtagcatcggggggggggggggggggggggggggtaggggaggcctgccccccccctttttctggcagcccccccccccccccggattaggattttgaagattttgggaaattcgaattttttttttcttttcaagatCTTTtcgatgagtctgccccccccccccacttttaaaaacgatgctacgtgcctagTATGTGCATTGTATGTTTTTTTGTTGATGTGTACTCTACATGTCTGTTTTGATacaatatattgaaatgaaatttgacgGGTTTTTTGGTATAATTTGgtattatattaattattttcattgacattaaaattttgaatgaaacttGGTCATGAGTCTTTTTTAGCTTTCCAAACAAGGTATGCAAATTGTGGTCAAcctaatgaaatgaaataaacaaactttttgAATGGTTTGATCTTTTTTGCACACATGGGAAATCAGGTATAGTGATAATGTTTGCAAAAAGGTAATCTGACCAGGTAAGATAATTAAGTGATTTAATTACTGAAAATATACAAGAACATGTATGTGTTGCATGAAATGCAGAATCAGATATTCATCAAAAGCTATTTTAGAGAGACGGTAGAGACAAACCAgacaaatcaaattttttttcatacaccagtttgaaaaaaaaatatatagattttaatttaaaaataaacagcaaattaaaatattcatacatagAGGTCCTGTGGATAAAGACCACTAAGTTCGGCACTTAGTGATATATCGAATTCTTCAGTTACTGTGTCAACCAAACTTCTCAGAGAACGACTGTTCCTTCTAAAGCAGACTGCTGACATGTGCTGAAACTGTAAACGTTCGCcacaatcaaacaaaaaataccgGAGCTCCATAGTTTGACAACAAATTTTCAGATGTCCCTTTTGTAAATGTTGGATTGAACTTTCCAAATAACAAATGCGTGGGAGTCTTCCAATATTTTAACGGTATTAAGCTTGGAGAGTCAGTGTCGAAAAGCAGCAAGTCTATGTAAAGGTTCATGACATCTTAAGGAGAAAGTACCTCACTTTGAAGTAGAGCAACATATTTTGAATGACCGAAttatacttaaaaataaattcaataacaTCGTAGCATCAATAAACAGAATCTAAAATTGTTATCAAAGAGAAATTTACACCTTATTTTATACCAGGATAAATGTAATTATCAAGCAATGTAAAACAGGAAAGGCGTATTGAATGTCAGATCAGTGCTATAAAGATGATAAAACACGGTCTATGTTGTTTTTAAGACATTTGTACAAGAAGTAGAGGACAGCGGACATCGTCAAACGTGAGGTCAGTATCCAAATTAAGGATTTGTTGAAGAAGTAACAGTGGTGTCGACGtattgaatttaccgggtggcatgACAcctagttgtcatgttgtagattttatgtttactgCCACCTAATTGTCATGTGtagattttgtatttactgccacccggtcaattcaaaatttacaacctGATAGTGGGCACACGATCGCTACAGTTTGTGGGCACACGATCACTACAGTTTGTGGGCACAAGATCGCTACAATTTGTGGGCATGCGATTTTGCTACGCACTTTGATTTTTGTTGAATGTGCGTTAAATTTGGAACCAAACCATTAATTGGCACTTGAActgtattttgatatattatacCAACTTTTAACCTAGTATTTTCAGGTGCATAAAAACAAAACGTTTTCAATAATGTGGGGAATTGACGTATGGGTGTTAAAGAGAGACTCTTGTACTGGTGCGCTTAAATGCGGcctatatttattaattttccaCACAGCATGCATCCATTAAAccagattttattttatctttttccttttatctttttcattaattaatttataagtttatttcttatcatttttcatttatattgcAAACACTTAActtgtttttgtaaaatgagTGTTAATggagtttgttttttaattactatGTTTTAATCttacattgtattgaaaatatgAACAGAAATACTTTCCACTCATCAAGTGTCGATTTTGAACTCAATCGTTGAAGAAAAATATCGTTGACCTGTTTGTGTAATGAACGTAAGAAATCCTATAAATATTATTAAGggaactgaaaaataaaataaaaagcgTAATTGCGCGAAAAACGGGTAATCGCGCCATATCAAAAGGCGTTAAAACGCGAAAAACGGCGTTGTGacgcctttttaaaaaaaattgccgaAACAACGATTTTCCAAAGTGCGTAGTAACGCGAACGTATgcgttatataatattttttaataagttttctCATTATGTTACAAATGAGATAACGTTATTCATATGCCCTGAAAATTGCTGAG
This genomic window from Magallana gigas chromosome 5, xbMagGiga1.1, whole genome shotgun sequence contains:
- the LOC105323251 gene encoding thioredoxin domain-containing protein 17 gives rise to the protein MVKEIHVQGLEAYKKAVDENKGKTIFALFSGSTDADGKSWCPDCVTADPVVMRNLKHAEEDAVFIHCGVGDRAFWKDQSNAFRKEPGLELKSVPTLLKVGQKQRLEEGQCANDDLVQMLFSDE
- the LOC105323250 gene encoding uncharacterized protein codes for the protein MAESVTEEASKPGFGMRLAISSIARRFPSARNVSTHWLDQRLHGGQGPQGPSSSVKILDCRAEDEYNISHIEGAVRINYESSPEELLKLAEIDLSRKEPMDVVCYCSVGYRSSLVAEKLHDYVKKSKDAASTNLSVYNLEGSLFKWANENRHMVNIRGETTKFAHPYNAVFGKLLNSELRKS